Proteins from one Archocentrus centrarchus isolate MPI-CPG fArcCen1 chromosome 8, fArcCen1, whole genome shotgun sequence genomic window:
- the LOC115784660 gene encoding H-2 class II histocompatibility antigen, A-U alpha chain-like: protein MFLKIILFFSGTFCISAERSHDFCHTFGCFDSSETQLSLTMDDDEIYYVDFKNGLLIWESQIPTTLRPEWAYKYETQYREMCINIMQKWKQDKSALKNKEPPKIFLYPRDEVIKEEVNTLICFVNRFFPPSIQMKWTKNNLKVEVEDPFIKSLSNSDGTFYVFSYLNFVPEDGDIYSCTVEHEALKEPLTKFWVVEIDEPGNGPDIFCGLGLSLGLIGVAAGTFLYVKGSQYQSPQSPTD, encoded by the exons ATGTTCCTCAAAATTATACTTTTTTTCTCAGGAACATTTTGCATATCTGCAGAAA gAAGCCATGATTTTTGTCACACATTTGGATGCTTTGACTCAAGTGAAACTCAGCTCTCTTTAACAATGGATGACGATGAGATCTATTATGTAGACTTTAAAAATGGTCTTCTGATTTGGGAGAGTCAAATACCTACAACTTTGCGTCCTGAATGGGCttacaaatatgaaacacaGTACAGAGAGATGTGCATAAATATTATGCAGAAATGGAAGCAAGACAAGTCAGCTTTAAAGAATAAAG AGCCACCAAAGATCTTCCTGTATCCCAGAGATGAAGTAATAAAAGAGGAGGTGAATACCCTCATCTGCTTCGTCAATCGTTTCTTCCCCCCTTCCATCCAGATGAAGTGGACCAAGAACAATCTAAAAGTTGAAGTGGAAGATCCTTTTATCAAATCTTTATCCAATTCAGATGggacattttatgttttctccTATCTGAACTTTGTCCCAGAAGACGGTGACATCTACAGCTGCACTGTGGAGCATGAAGCCTTGAAGGAGCCTCTGACAAAGTTTTGGG TGGTTGAAATAGATGAGCCTGGTAATGGTCCAGATATCTTCTGTGGACTTGGCCTGAGTCTTGGACTTATTGGAGTTGCTGCAGGAACATTCCTCTATGTGAAAGGAAGCCAATATCAGAGCCCTCAGAGTCCCACTGATTAA